GCAGCTATGACCAAGAGgaaccaccacaacaacaacagccacagccggcaaagcaaacaattggGTGCAATGCGCCTAGTATTCCAGTGCCTCCTTGTGCCCAAAGCTACTTGATCTCATGTGAAGCGGTGCTGAAGCCTGCACCCTGTGCGAGTAGTAGCTATTGAGATACCAAAGAACTGATATTGATTTCGTTAAATAAAAGAGACTCTTAAAAGTTACACAGAAGtacttttataaatattttaatttttaaaaggTTTTACAGCAGTTATTAGAATTCAATAGAATAGCtactaacatacatataagaaTTCTATATCACTTAACAAAAATTGAGAGAAGAATTCCAAGTTTAAAATTATCTATTTAGTACATATAAATTGATAATATGAGATTTCTacgaaacaatttaattaacgtAAATTTACCATTTATCATAGTTTATGGATTCATAAGATTGCAAAACtcttatgaaataaattttgtatatgatatacatattttcgagatactatttatttatttatttacgtgtttaattattatacaaaaatataatataataactaaaaaagaGAGTGCTAGCTACTAAGCTACTAGCATCGTCTCCCTGAGACactatttcaaataattttgagTTACGGTAATGTGCGagatttaatatgtatttcaatatttaatttgaaattaatctaaatatgttttatagaATTATAATGCATTATACAAaagatgtatatatatattatatataatattataacacatagttataaaaatgatataatatgATATTATAAAGAAATCGATCTTTATgttaaaaactaataaacaaagtatttttagtttattttaattcgaGATATTTCTGAGCTTCATTGTAATATGGCGAATACAGCCCTTGAACGCAGCTATGACCAGCTGAAGCCTGCACCCTGTGCGAGTAGTGGCTATTGAGATTCAAAGAAATGatatgattttaaatattttaaatttcttcatAACAAGATTTTTGTCGGTATTGTTTTAAGTCTTATTTATAACCGcccaaaaagtaaaaaattatattattgttttcgtttAAAATTGTAGTTTATTTCAAGAGAGGTGAAACAGTTGTCCGAAATAAAGATCGATCCTTCCACTTAAACAAACTCGCGGACGATGGGCACAGCGTATTGGGGAGCGTACTGCGAGTAGGCACCGGCGGATCCATAGGATGGAGCAGGCGCAGAGCAGGGCACAGGCTGCAGTGAAGGCTGGCAGCTGAACAGATAGTTCTTGGGACACGGTGGGGATGGGATGGAAGCGGGTGCTGAGTAGGCAGGTGCGGCTGGGGCAGGAGCTGGTGCAGAGTAGGCTGGGGCAGCTGGGGCTGGAGCTGGTGCGGAATAGGCGGGAGCAGCAGGAGCCGAGTAAGCGGGAGCGGCTGGTGCGGGTGCAGCGTAGGCCGGAGCAGCCGGGGCGGCGTAGGCTGGAGCAGCTGGGGCAGAGTAGGCAGGTGCAGCTGGGGCGGAGTAGGCTGCAGGGGCGGCAGCTGGAGCTCCATAGCCACCATAAGCGGCACGTGATACACGAATGTTCTCGGCCAATGGGGCTGGGATCAGGATACCTTGAGTTGGctgcaattgaattgtttcCGCGGCACAAACGATGGCCAGGATGGTGACCAGAAAGATGTGTCCAATGTTAAATGCCATTTTGTGGGATATGTAGAGCTGTCGCTGCTTGCTGCTAATGTGCCACCTAGAGGTTGACTGTAATACCCTAGTGCCGAAGCTTTCCACTTTATAGCCCATTACAAAAACGCTGAGCGCATtggaaaatgggaaaattacaaaaaagaaaataaaaaataactatattGAAAAGTGCAAATTGCTGACAATCCCAATTGGAACCCAACTTGTGATTTACCATAATCGAAGTGAACGGTGTGGGGTGAAGCTCTGACCGGCTAACACCAATTCAGAATGGACAAACTGAAGATACTTTTGCTTCTACTTGTAATTCATCTGCTGACCCCAAATTTTGGAGTCTTAACAGGGGCAACAGAAGCTTCCGGTATGTTACAGTTTCTGGAGCAAAACAGCAATGAAAACGAAGACTCACTGAACTGGACTCATTTATTGCCGAGCAACTACTATTCGGAGCTGAATCAGCAATATTATCTAAGATTTCTCAGACGATCGAAGTTAAATCTAATGGACTTGCGACGAAGTCGGTCATATCCATTTGAATCTgcattatatatttgaaaatgttgcgtttaaataataaatcaagtAATTTGTATTCCAAAAGTTGTATTTGTGGAGGTTacaaatagaatttaaattcgatttttatcgaCGATAACTTTATCGATTGCaatgcggtatattttggtatattttaaactttaagtTGCGGTCATGCTGTTGCTGGGGCAGCGCATGCTCTCGTTGCGTGGGCGCATTTGACGTCACTAGGACGAAGGACACCATAACACAAGCGTCAGAAACAAAACACAGTTCAAACAGAAAAGGTTAAGctgcaattataaaaaatgaaattaacattGCGACGTTATTCTTGGCTTTTGGTTTTTCAACTTGCCCTGTTGCTTGCGGATTTGTTCTTCAATGCCTTTGGCTCCTGGTTAGCGCGGGATAAGCTCCAAACTGCAATATTCTTTTTCGTGtaagcaaccaaaaaaaagtttttttatagttgccataaatataataaaattccTTGCTTGTAGTGTTCAGGATTCGTTTATCATCATAGAGTATCTGTTATTTACGTTGTCGCTGCATTCAACTTGTGTCTATCAAGTGGGCGCCTCTCACATTATCTTGCGCAATTGCAAACTATTTCTATTCAGCATAACGATCTATTTTCTACTGTCCGCCTCGCAGCACTCCTGGATTGTTTACCAGTATCGATTGTCTCCGTCGGAATCGAGTCAACAATGGCCTTTGGCCCTTTATGCCTTGGCCGTATTTCAGCGCTTGagtaagtttattattttcaattatccTTTAGTTTTACTTAAATCTCTATTATTCGATTAGTGTCAGTTTTGTATTATTACACTTCAAAGTCAACTGCGCTGATCATGGCTGATCCACGCTATAAGGAGGAGCATCTTGATTGGATAGCCGAACAATTGGGTGACAAATAAAGCGAAAGGCTCATTTAATGggaataaatgtatatattattattagctaGGCAGAGTCCGTctttcatatataaattaaaagctcAAAATACTGTTattaaatgtacataaatatacatacacaaaaaaaatataattaatgatATTTGTGAATCAAAAGTAACaaactttttattatcaaaAGAAGAACATGGGATGCaaattattgtgttttgtttaattgctaACTTCTGTTTGCCTGGCATTTCATTGCTCTATTATCCCCAGTTTAATACTTAAAACATCCAAGCTTACTAAACTGTTATCCcagttataaaataatttttaatttgtataatttattcttaaaatccTAATTTTATTCGTAACattatattgtaaattttgttatattttttatctttatatTATTGCAACTCTTACAACGATTCCTATCTAACAATATGGAAACATATACAAGTTGAAAGtggttatttattataatttataaatatttacaaaagttGTTTAGATTATgctcatttttaaaaaaaacatgGTAAATTCAAACCCTAGTCAAAACATTGCATCATacataattacaatatttcGCTTAACTATGACTCTTCcaatacataataatttaaattgtaagcTGTATTTTACATTGACTTCAATAATTCATAGCTAGTGTAGTGTAGTCAGCACCATTTTTCGCTTGCTTCATTATAATTGTATTGTCCACGTtttgaaatactaaaactaatccagttaaatatatatatgtccAGTTTGTAAAGCTAAGCATGATAATATAGTCAATTTATAGATTGTAGATCATTAGATAAACATTGTcacaattgaatttcaaatttgcacATAGTTTTTGCTTCGATATGAACAAAGTAAAATAGTGTTTGGTCCCTTGTAAAATGGTAAATACTACATTCCGGAATAACTGAATGGCACACCAAACAGTTGTTCCCACGATTTACCAATGACGTCCAGACAGAACTCGGCATTAGCCTGTGTCTCGAACTGAAGGTGCCACAGTTCACATTGATTTTCCGTCTCATCCAGAAAGTTGATTTTGTACTCGCAATCCGTAACTCGTTCCGCTTCTACTAGATTGCTCATCTGTTGTGTCAACGAAAGTTCCAGCTGTGGCTTCTGCTCCACGTTGGTTGTCAGCCAATTAAATCGGCCATTGCCGACGACATGCAATTGTGTGTCTGAAGTTAGCAATGTGCAGACTTCAAAGTTGCGTTTATCCTGCCCACAAGTCCATCGGCAGCTACTCAATACAGTGCACATCTTAAGCGGCTCTGTAATCAGAGCATTTAGTCGTTGGAGCACGGCATCAGACGGGTCTTGTATCAATTCGCAGTTAGACGGAAGCGGATTATCTacacataatattatatatataaaatttgataaactaAATAGGCTGCAAAGTTTACTTACCCGACAGGTACAATAATAAGCTGTCGGTGCGCAGCATATCCTGCAACAGGAGTGCAAAGTTTCCCCAATTGCGCAGAGTAAAAGACAATCCCAATTTCCAGGGAAGACACTGCACACGCGTTAAGCGATTAATGGTAGCGCTTGTTACCTGACGCAACCACTTGGATACATCATCATGGGGCGGTGCATATGCCTCCATCAGATAGCACTTGCTGGTGGATATTATCAATAAACCATCCCGCACCGTCTGTGTTTGTTCATTGAAAATACGACCCTTGCCCAGCCACTTGAAGTGCTCGCCAGCATCCTTGAACTTTGTCTGATAGAAATACAGCTTTAGCCGGTGATCGATGTCGTTAAAGTCGCTGTAGTTAAACTTGTAGGGCTGCACTCCGCTGGCAGTCGACTCTGATTCGATGAGCTTCTTTGAGCTGGACATTAGGACGTTGGTCGATTGAAAAAGAGCTGAAGGAtagataaaattatattaaaaagcaTTTATGGTCGAAAAAGGTATTTAACTCACCTCCAAACACAGAAGAGAGGCCAGCCTCTTCGCCCTTCTTCAGATGTCCATTTTCGCTAACACCCGCCACCtcaatgttgttattgttgtggtgaTGCTGATGGGAGCTAACGTTGGGTTCGGCATGCAGCAAATTGTGTATAACGATGGGATCATTTGTTGCCAGTAATTGACCCTTATCctgcggctgcagctgctgttgctgtttgctctgTTGCTCGTAAGTGGTGCAAATGCTGTCGGTTACCGAGCCAGATGAGCTGCTCTCCGTCAGCTGCACTTGTGCCAAAGTTTTGGATTTTGGCGTTGTATCTTCAGCAGTCGTTTCAATTGAATCCTCATTTGCTGTTGACTTGGATCTGGCTGCTAGCAGCTGGCCAAACTCACGCTCAATGAAGCTTTGTGCTTGGCTGTGGTCATCATCGATGGTCTGTAGATTGGGTATTTGTGCTATGCGCCGCTCCTCAGAGGTTTTGCGACTAGCGCTTTGCACGAAATTGGGATCCAGCACTTCAATACTAGATTGGCTCGGATTGGATATGATGTCGACATCACTCTCATTGGCACGAAACTCCAAATCACGTTCAGTATTCGAACTGCCCACAACTGAACGATTGGAGTCAAACGAACACTGTGAGTTGGTTATCTTTGAACAGGAGCTGCTTTCGTTAAGTGAATTGGCCGATCCTGTGGAATATGGTTAGACAATAATTAGTTAAACTAGCcatgaaaagtaaatataaatttttctcTAATGGAAGCAGCATTGCCCTTGTTAAACTCTTTAGTGAAATACGATTTTCTTTTGCGGGTGCGtgattaaattttgaatagatct
This window of the Drosophila albomicans strain 15112-1751.03 chromosome 2L, ASM965048v2, whole genome shotgun sequence genome carries:
- the LOC117565109 gene encoding vitelline membrane protein Vm26Ab; the protein is MAFNIGHIFLVTILAIVCAAETIQLQPTQGILIPAPLAENIRVSRAAYGGYGAPAAAPAAYSAPAAPAYSAPAAPAYAAPAAPAYAAPAPAAPAYSAPAAPAYSAPAPAPAAPAYSAPAPAPAAPAYSAPASIPSPPCPKNYLFSCQPSLQPVPCSAPAPSYGSAGAYSQYAPQYAVPIVREFV
- the LOC117563752 gene encoding transmembrane protein 138 is translated as MKLTLRRYSWLLVFQLALLLADLFFNAFGSWLARDKLQTAIFFFVVQDSFIIIEYLLFTLSLHSTCVYQVGASHIILRNCKLFLFSITIYFLLSASQHSWIVYQYRLSPSESSQQWPLALYALAVFQRLMSVLYYYTSKSTALIMADPRYKEEHLDWIAEQLGDK